DNA from Bradyrhizobium diazoefficiens USDA 110:
CCGGGATCGAGGCCCTGCCGAGAGGGCAGACCGAGGCGGCAAGCGCACTCGGACTCACCGCCTATCTGACCTACCGCCATATCATCGTGCCGCAGGCGCTGCGTTTGATCGTGCCAAGCCTCACCAGCGAGGTGATGGGCATCTACAAGAACACCTCGGTCGCACTGACGATCGGGCTGATGGAGCTCACGGCTCAGGCGCGCCAGATCAGCGAGGCGACGTTCCAGACCTTCACGGCTTTCGGCGCCGCGACCCTGATCTATCTCGCGCTGGCGCTGATCGCCTATCAGGGGATGGCGCTGATCGACAGGGCCGTGCGCATTCCGGGCACAGGGCGTGCGGAGGATGCGATCGAGCCGAGCCTGGCCGACGACGTCGGGCAGGCCGGCTCGTTGCCCTCAGGGATGGAGGTCGTGAAATGAACAGCCTCGATTTCTCGATTGTTCTGCAGGCGTGGCCCTATCTCTGGTCCGGATTGCTGTTTTCGCTGGCGCTGACCGCGGTGGCCTTCGTGGTCGGCATGATCCTGGGCACCTGCCTTGCGCTGTTGCAGCACTTCGAAGTGCCGGTGATCGGGAAGGTCGTGCGCGGCTACATCGCCCTGATCCGCTCGATCCCCCTGATCCTCGTCCTGTTCTGGTTCTTCTTCCTGGTGCCGATCGTGCTCGGCCATCTCAGCGGAAACGGTCGCCCGATTCCGATCGGCGCCACCTGGACCGCCTTCATCACCTTCGGCCTGTTCGAGGCGGCCTATTATTCGGAAATCATCCGCGTCGGATTGCGCGCCGTGAACCGCGGACAGTTCGAGGCGTGCCAGGCGCTCGCACTGTCCACCTTCGAGACCTATCGCAGCGTGATCCTGCCGCAGGTGCTCCGCGTGGCGAGCCCGATCATCCTGAGCCAGACCATCATCCTGTTCCAGGATACCTCGCTGGTCTACGTGCTCTCGCTCACCGACCTGCTCGGCGCGGCCTCGAAGCTCGCGCAGCTCAACGGTCGTCTCGTCGAGATGTATCTCGTGGTCGTCGTGGTCTACCTCGCCATCAGTTCGGCGGCATCGCAAGGCGTCGCATTGCTGCGCAAGCGCTATGCCATCGCCGGAGTGCGCCGATGAGAAACCTTAGGGAGAAGAAGATGGCTCGGGAGATTGCCGCGAACGAGACGGGCCGATCCGCGGCCATCGTCACCGTGGAAAACGTGGTGAAGCGGTTCGGCGGCTTCACGGCCCTGAGTGACGTCAATCTCAGCGTGAGGGCAGGCGAGAAGATCGTGCTTTGCGGACCTTCGGGCTCGGGCAAGTCGACGCTGATCCGTTGCATCAACCACATCGAGAAGCATGACGGCGGCCGCATCGTCGTCGACGGCATCGAGCTGTCGGACCGGATGAGCGACATCAACGACGTCCGCCGCGAGG
Protein-coding regions in this window:
- a CDS encoding amino acid ABC transporter permease — protein: MNSLDFSIVLQAWPYLWSGLLFSLALTAVAFVVGMILGTCLALLQHFEVPVIGKVVRGYIALIRSIPLILVLFWFFFLVPIVLGHLSGNGRPIPIGATWTAFITFGLFEAAYYSEIIRVGLRAVNRGQFEACQALALSTFETYRSVILPQVLRVASPIILSQTIILFQDTSLVYVLSLTDLLGAASKLAQLNGRLVEMYLVVVVVYLAISSAASQGVALLRKRYAIAGVRR
- a CDS encoding amino acid ABC transporter permease translates to MFAVLFEQTADGQRYIDWLLSGLGWTLALAFFGWWIAFAIGIVVGIGRTVQNRAIAALARLYVEIFRNIPVLAQMFLWYFVLPEILPVTLGNAIKQIPPPWGSFVPALLCLGLYTAARIAEQVRAGIEALPRGQTEAASALGLTAYLTYRHIIVPQALRLIVPSLTSEVMGIYKNTSVALTIGLMELTAQARQISEATFQTFTAFGAATLIYLALALIAYQGMALIDRAVRIPGTGRAEDAIEPSLADDVGQAGSLPSGMEVVK